The following are from one region of the Natronosporangium hydrolyticum genome:
- a CDS encoding ABC transporter substrate-binding protein encodes MVTRNRFRARLAAPAVAALAALLAGCALSSGGSPPAIVVGADLALTGPGAAVGEVYRRGIELRVEQLNRQRPAGASPVELRVLDNRTEPATTAANLAELAADPAVTAVVSGGCTACVAATETGWDEAGVPVVALAPGEQVAGPDGAGRFVFQLAPPTSAAADLLAAELAQAPAETVGLLTLAAPGDGADGARELSQALAGAGLDLVVHEEVTGYPDSDGGDGPAASAATRVAQWRPVDPPGFFPGDPAAVDPSTGPDAVVLWAPPAPAATLASMLREAGWAGELYLPPLAAGPVSLPAATREAFGDARLVFTETLVIDEVIATSPARTARQLWWREYVAAYGGYDAHASFAADALDVVVAAVDRIDQTGREAVRETIMSTNLDGLSGPIRFTPQNHSGLQPLALRVLVVSGDRWRLAS; translated from the coding sequence ATGGTGACCCGCAACCGGTTCCGTGCCCGACTCGCCGCGCCCGCCGTGGCCGCGCTCGCCGCATTGCTGGCCGGTTGTGCGCTCAGCAGCGGCGGCTCGCCACCGGCGATTGTGGTGGGCGCAGACCTTGCGCTCACCGGTCCCGGTGCGGCCGTGGGTGAGGTGTACCGGCGGGGGATCGAACTGCGGGTGGAGCAGCTCAACCGGCAGCGGCCGGCCGGCGCATCCCCGGTCGAGCTGCGGGTGCTCGACAACCGGACGGAGCCGGCCACCACCGCGGCGAACCTGGCGGAGCTCGCCGCTGACCCGGCCGTGACGGCGGTCGTCAGCGGCGGGTGTACGGCTTGTGTGGCGGCGACCGAGACCGGATGGGACGAGGCCGGAGTGCCGGTGGTGGCGCTCGCGCCCGGCGAGCAGGTCGCCGGACCGGACGGTGCCGGACGGTTCGTGTTCCAGCTGGCCCCGCCGACCAGCGCCGCCGCTGATCTGCTCGCCGCGGAGCTCGCCCAAGCCCCGGCCGAGACGGTCGGGCTGCTCACGCTCGCAGCACCGGGCGACGGCGCCGACGGCGCCCGGGAGCTGAGCCAGGCGCTCGCGGGCGCCGGCCTCGATCTCGTGGTGCACGAGGAGGTGACCGGGTACCCCGACAGCGATGGTGGGGACGGTCCGGCGGCGTCGGCGGCGACGCGGGTCGCCCAGTGGCGGCCCGTCGACCCGCCCGGATTCTTCCCCGGGGATCCGGCCGCGGTCGATCCGTCGACCGGCCCGGACGCCGTGGTGCTCTGGGCGCCGCCGGCGCCCGCCGCCACGCTGGCGTCGATGCTCCGGGAGGCGGGTTGGGCGGGCGAGCTCTATCTGCCGCCGCTGGCCGCCGGACCCGTATCGCTGCCCGCGGCGACCCGGGAGGCGTTCGGAGACGCCCGGTTGGTCTTTACCGAGACGCTGGTGATCGATGAGGTGATCGCCACGTCGCCGGCGCGGACCGCCCGGCAGCTCTGGTGGCGCGAGTACGTAGCCGCATATGGCGGTTACGACGCCCACGCATCGTTCGCCGCGGATGCCCTCGATGTCGTGGTCGCCGCGGTCGACCGAATCGACCAGACCGGCCGGGAGGCGGTCCGGGAAACCATCATGTCCACCAATCTCGACGGGCTGTCAGGTCCGATCCGGTTCACTCCGCAGAACCATTCCGGGCTGCAACCGCTCGCGCTGCGGGTGTTGGTCGTCTCCGGCGACCGCTGGCGATTGGCCAGCTAG